From Lolium perenne isolate Kyuss_39 chromosome 5, Kyuss_2.0, whole genome shotgun sequence, a single genomic window includes:
- the LOC127302144 gene encoding uncharacterized protein — MGSCVSLSAAPALPTVATAKIVLEDGSMAQFATPITARDALGSDAASSSSFLCSCDELRFDAPARALAAEEELQPGCLYFALPVSMLRRPLSGQDMAALAVKATSAFAAVAMNRKGREAARVAPLVGAEEGEREGRWNHHVYGKYGTRMTAISRPAVVQRLSAISEASA, encoded by the coding sequence ATGGGCTCGTGCGTCTCGCTCTCGGCGGCGCCGGCGCTGCCGACAGTGGCCACGGCGAAGATTGTGCTCGAGGACGGCTCCATGGCGCAGTTCGCGACGCCCATCACGGCGCGGGATGCTCTGGGCAGCGACGCCGCCAGCTCCTCGAGCTTCCTCTGCAGCTGCGACGAGCTTCGATTCGACGCGCCCGCCCGCGCGCTGGCGGCCGAGGAGGAGCTCCAGCCCGGGTGCCTCTACTTCGCGCTCCCCGTGTCCATGCTCCGCCGGCCGCTATCCGGGCAGGACATGGCCGCCCTCGCCGTCAAGGCAACCTCCGCGTTCGCCGCTGTCGCCATGAACCGCAAGGGACGAGAGGCGGCTCGAGTGGCGCCGCTCGTCGGAGCCGAGGAGGGCGAACGAGAGGGCAGATGGAATCACCACGTCTACGGAAAATACGGCACGCGCATGACGGCCATTAGCCGTCCTGCGGTCGTGCAAAGGCTGAGCGCCATTTCTGAGGCCAGTGCCTGA